Proteins found in one Camelus bactrianus isolate YW-2024 breed Bactrian camel chromosome 5, ASM4877302v1, whole genome shotgun sequence genomic segment:
- the GLS gene encoding glutaminase kidney isoform, mitochondrial isoform X4, whose protein sequence is MQFLNKMAGNEYVGFSNATFQSERESGDRNFAIGYYLKEKKCFPEGTDMVGILDFYFQLCSIEVTCESASVMAATLANGGFCPITGERVLSPEAVRNTLSLMHSCGMYDFSGQFAFHVGLPAKSGVAGGILLVVPNVMGMMCWSPPLDKMGNSVKGIHFCHDLVSLCNFHNYDNLRHFAKKLDPRREGGDQRVKSVINLLFAAYTGDVSALRRFALSAMDMEQRDYDSRTALHVAAAEGHVEVVKFLLEACKVNPFPKDRWNNTPMDEALHFGHHDVFKILQEYQVQYTPQGDSDNGKENQTVHKNLDGLL, encoded by the exons ATGCAGTTTTTGAATAAGATGGCTGGTAATGAATATGTTGGATTCAGTAATGCAAC gttTCAGTCTGAAAGAGAAAGTGGAGATCGAAATTTTGCAATAGGatattacttaaaagaaaaaaag tgttttccagAAGGCACAGACATGGTTGGTATATTAGACTTCTATTTCCAG ctGTGCTCCATTGAAGTAACTTGTGAATCAGCTAGTGTGATGGCTGCAACACTGGCTAATGGTGGTTTCTGCCCAATTACTGGTGAAAGAGTACTGAGCCCTGAAGCAGTTCGAAATACACTCAGTCTGATGCATTCCTGTGGCATGTATGATTTCTCAGGGCAGTTTGCTTTCCAT GTTGGTCTTCCCGCCAAATCTGGAGTTGCTGGGGGCATTCTTTTAGTTGTCCCCAATGTCATGGGCATGATGTGCTGGTCTCCTCCTCTGGACAAAATGGGCAACAGTGTTAAGGGAATTCACTTCTGTCAT gatcttgtttctctgtgtaaTTTCCATAACTATGATAATTTGCGACACTTTGCAAAAAAACTTGATCCTCGAAGAGAAGGTGGTGATCAAAGG GTTAAGTCAGTGATAAACCTTTTGTTTGCTGCATATACTGGAGATGTGTCTGCACTTCGAAG ATTTGCTTTGTCAGCCATGGACATGGAACAGCGAGACTATGATTCTAGAACAGCTCTCCACGTGGCTGCTGCAGAGG GTCATGTTGAAGTTGTTAAATTTTTGCTGGAAGCCTGCAAAGTAAATCCTTTCCCCAAGGACAG GTGGAATAACACTCCCATGGATGAAGCGCTGCACTTTGGCCACCATGACGTATTTAAAATCCTGCAGGAATACCAAGTTCAGTACACGCCTCAAGGAGATTCCGACAATGGAAAGGAAAATCAGACCGTCCATAAGAATCTTGATGGATTGCTATAA